A window from Solanum stenotomum isolate F172 chromosome 7, ASM1918654v1, whole genome shotgun sequence encodes these proteins:
- the LOC125869569 gene encoding uncharacterized protein LOC125869569 — protein sequence MLLQITFQDKATQTDLDQENTLEKIFNAMTLLCTKVDDLDKEIQKMKSQQHDGKHAELSRSEDLKTPELEGDDGKHRKTQTNNLLHAATGSTSSTKEEKRYVNTNMNKIFEKPFVSKNQNPLFVPPQVNTYKDSLGQDKKIYNHITRAYIENFHKIQTFLNKNPRSKTTQNPHENYITQTLQGYNKLIALPKTNANLVATCYNYGLLNTVYTQTGDKIATIPKLHKAFMHYKRITKGTLFYIRFYSAPTEILYDEIKPIIQVIKIGLTREMIIPEKIEEQDEIQKMEIPAFYAGKRIIGIATILNELTSNYLNENSIWSYYSREQAMIYSNCREIRAADMEELRQWALSLLKPEQQPTTRAIRKNFISSEIMTRYCKTIVHKYPDHQCSKCQGEDNVIPDVQLE from the coding sequence atgttattgcagattacatttcaagacaaagctacacaGACGGATCTAGACCAAGAAAATACtcttgaaaaaatattcaatgccATGACATTACTTTGTACCAAAGTAGATGACCTGGACAAAGagatacaaaaaatgaaaagtcagcagcatgacggTAAACatgcggagctaagtcgatcggaagactTAAAAACTCCAGAGCTAGAAGGTGACGATGGGAAACACCGAAAAACCCAAACTAACAATTTGTTACATGCAGCTACAGGTAGCACATCAtctacaaaagaagaaaaaagatatgtTAATACAAATATGAACAAGATATTTGAGAAACCATTTGTATCCAAAAATCAAAACCCCTTATTTGTACCACCACAAGTAAATACCTACAAAGACAGCTTAGGACAAGACAAGAAAATCTATAATCATATAACCAGAGCCTATATAGAAAACTTCCACAAAATACAAACCTTTTTGAACAAAAACCCCAGATCCAAAACTACCCAAAATCCACACGAAAATTATATTACCCAAACTCTACAAGGATACAATAAACTAATTGCTTTACCTAAGACAAATGCAAATCTAGTGGCAACTTGCTATAACTATGGATTATTGAACACAGTATATACCCAGACAGGAGATAAAATAGCTACGATACCGAagctacacaaagcattcatgCACTACAAAAGAATAACTAAGGGAACACTTTTCTATATAAGATTCTATTCAGCACCAACTGAGATactttatgatgaaattaagcCAATTatacaagttataaaaattggaTTAACTAGAGAAATGATCATACCAGAAAAGATAGAAGAGCAAGACGAAATACAAAAAATGGAGATACCAGCATTCTATGCAGGAAAACGAATTATTGGAATAGCTACTATCTTAAATGAGTTAACATCTAATTATTTAAACGAAAATTcaatatggagttattattcaaGAGAGCAAgcaatgatatattcaaattgtcgAGAAATTAGAGCAGCAGATATGGAAGAACTCAGGCAATGGGCACTAAGTCTACTAAAACCTGAGCAACAGCCAACTACAAGAGCTATAAGAAAGAACTTTATCTCATCGGAAATAATGACAAGATATTGTAAAACTATCGTACACAAATATCCGGATCATCAATGTTCTAAATGCCAAGGAGAAGATAATGTAATCCCAGACGTACAGCTGGAGTAG